In one Halosimplex halophilum genomic region, the following are encoded:
- a CDS encoding class I SAM-dependent methyltransferase, whose protein sequence is MPEEPSSPSVDPSADSVRATYDRIADHFSQTREYPWPEIETFLDGRSGRVGLDVGCGNGRHTELLAERCERAVGVDLSRGMLATAGERARERGFECGLAQADAGALPLRSDRVDLGVFVATLPHLPSRERRVASLDELARVLSGDGRALVSAWSTEHDRFDAEEGFDTTVEWTLPGGEAVDRFYHVYDPEEFRADVGASGLALVEFEVSSGNCYGVVRAEGKRS, encoded by the coding sequence ATGCCCGAGGAACCGTCGTCGCCGTCTGTCGACCCGTCGGCTGACTCGGTCCGGGCGACCTACGACCGCATCGCCGACCACTTCTCGCAGACCCGCGAGTACCCCTGGCCGGAGATCGAGACGTTCCTCGACGGTCGGTCCGGCCGCGTCGGGCTGGACGTGGGATGTGGCAACGGGCGCCACACGGAGTTGCTGGCGGAGCGCTGCGAGCGGGCCGTGGGCGTCGACCTGAGCCGCGGGATGCTGGCGACCGCCGGCGAGCGAGCGCGCGAGCGCGGGTTCGAGTGCGGGCTCGCGCAGGCCGACGCGGGGGCGTTGCCCCTCCGGAGCGACCGCGTGGACCTGGGGGTGTTCGTGGCGACGCTGCCGCACCTGCCGTCGCGGGAGCGGCGGGTGGCGAGCCTGGACGAACTGGCCCGCGTCCTGAGCGGGGACGGGCGGGCGCTCGTCAGCGCCTGGTCGACCGAACACGACCGCTTCGACGCGGAGGAGGGGTTCGACACGACCGTCGAGTGGACCCTGCCCGGCGGCGAGGCGGTCGACCGGTTCTACCACGTCTACGACCCCGAGGAGTTCCGCGCGGACGTGGGCGCGAGCGGGCTGGCACTGGTCGAGTTCGAGGTGTCCAGCGGGAACTGCTACGGCGTGGTCCGGGCCGAAGGGAAACGGTCTTAA
- a CDS encoding NADPH-dependent FMN reductase, producing the protein MSDGPHVVALCGSLREESYTRRALRIVLDEAEDRGASVDLVDLRELDLQVFDADADDAGDAPELRERVGRADSVVFGTPVYHGSYSSALKTALDYCGFDEFENTTVGLLCVAGGSFPITSLDHLRSVARSLNAWVVPHQVALPKVRTKFDGPDLREEDDAERVRTLGRRVVEYANIEPDPPCPESRENVGATR; encoded by the coding sequence ATGTCCGACGGACCACACGTCGTCGCGCTCTGCGGGAGCCTCCGCGAGGAGAGCTACACGCGCAGGGCGCTGCGTATCGTCCTCGACGAGGCCGAGGACCGGGGCGCCAGCGTCGACCTGGTCGACCTCCGCGAACTGGACCTGCAGGTGTTCGACGCCGACGCCGACGACGCCGGCGACGCGCCGGAACTGCGCGAGCGCGTGGGCCGGGCCGACTCGGTCGTCTTCGGGACACCCGTCTACCACGGGTCGTACTCCTCGGCGCTCAAGACGGCGCTGGACTACTGCGGGTTCGACGAGTTCGAGAACACGACCGTCGGCCTGCTCTGCGTCGCCGGCGGCTCGTTCCCGATCACCTCGCTGGACCACCTGCGGTCGGTCGCCCGCTCGCTCAACGCCTGGGTGGTGCCCCACCAGGTCGCGCTCCCGAAGGTCCGGACGAAGTTCGACGGCCCCGACCTGCGCGAGGAGGACGACGCCGAACGGGTGCGGACGCTGGGCCGGCGGGTCGTCGAGTACGCCAACATCGAACCGGACCCGCCCTGCCCGGAGAGCAGGGAGAACGTCGGTGCGACCCGCTGA
- a CDS encoding acyltransferase, whose amino-acid sequence MSRHPTAGPYNSIFHWTDARHPLRVMVNYVVILACRVCPSMRLKNWLLRRIGVTVGTGVAWGLESTPDVFWPDLITVEDHAIVGYDATVLCHEFLQDEYRTGEVVIGERAMVGAGAVVLPGVEIGAGAQVAANSLVAEDVPPGATVAGVPATVQDEE is encoded by the coding sequence GTGAGCCGCCACCCGACCGCCGGGCCGTACAACTCCATCTTCCACTGGACCGACGCCCGCCACCCGCTGCGGGTGATGGTCAACTACGTCGTCATTCTGGCCTGTCGGGTCTGCCCGAGCATGCGCCTGAAGAACTGGCTGTTGCGCCGCATCGGCGTCACGGTCGGGACCGGCGTCGCGTGGGGGCTGGAGTCGACGCCCGACGTGTTCTGGCCGGACCTCATCACCGTCGAGGACCACGCCATCGTCGGGTACGACGCGACGGTCCTCTGCCACGAGTTCCTCCAGGACGAGTACCGGACCGGGGAGGTGGTGATCGGCGAGCGCGCGATGGTCGGCGCCGGCGCGGTCGTGCTCCCGGGCGTCGAGATCGGCGCGGGCGCGCAGGTCGCGGCCAACTCGCTGGTCGCCGAGGACGTGCCGCCGGGCGCGACCGTCGCCGGCGTCCCGGCGACCGTGCAGGACGAGGAGTGA
- a CDS encoding DUF4397 domain-containing protein has product MSALAAGGAASSFAAQEDEETTTQTQDTSYLRVGHFSPDAPAVDVTIDNETVVEGAEFGDVTGYLALESGTYNATIAVADQPDNVLFEGNLTLEPRTVGTLAASGEFSTGSETDFQPVLFEDDAWEPDNDTAAVSLVHLSPDAPAVDVVVTEGPTEETETETEETETETETETETETGTETPTEDGTETPTEDGTATETPTDDGTETPTDGTATETGTAQGSPTATPTEAGATATEAGATETPTDTVGVDNLMPAQQEENETYLAQNLTFQNATDYTNVPAGNYTVEVRSNETGDVLATVELSVEGGTAYSVFAAGYANPDESPAGASFTAIPVEDATMTVSLPEMATDDGTATDMPGTETATETDGIGTETATDTDETETPTDGTETPTDDGTETPTEDGTATETPTDGTATETPTDDGTETPTDTAGTETPTDTGAGTATATATEADA; this is encoded by the coding sequence GTGAGCGCGCTCGCGGCGGGCGGAGCGGCGTCCTCGTTCGCGGCGCAGGAGGACGAGGAGACCACCACACAGACGCAGGACACGTCGTACCTGCGGGTCGGACATTTCTCCCCGGACGCGCCGGCGGTGGACGTGACGATCGACAACGAGACCGTCGTCGAGGGGGCCGAGTTCGGTGACGTGACGGGGTACCTGGCCCTGGAGAGCGGCACCTACAACGCGACCATCGCGGTCGCGGACCAGCCGGACAACGTCCTCTTCGAGGGCAACCTGACGCTCGAACCGCGGACGGTCGGGACGCTCGCCGCCAGCGGCGAGTTCTCGACCGGGTCCGAGACCGACTTCCAGCCGGTCCTCTTCGAGGACGACGCCTGGGAACCGGACAACGACACCGCCGCCGTCAGCCTCGTCCACCTCTCGCCCGACGCGCCCGCGGTCGACGTGGTCGTGACCGAGGGGCCGACCGAGGAGACCGAGACCGAGACCGAGGAGACCGAGACGGAGACGGAGACGGAAACCGAGACCGAAACCGGTACCGAGACGCCGACCGAAGACGGAACGGAAACGCCGACGGAGGACGGGACGGCTACCGAAACCCCGACCGACGACGGGACGGAGACGCCGACCGACGGCACGGCCACCGAGACGGGCACCGCCCAGGGGTCGCCGACCGCGACGCCCACCGAGGCAGGTGCGACCGCGACGGAGGCCGGAGCGACCGAGACGCCCACCGACACCGTCGGCGTCGACAACCTGATGCCGGCCCAGCAGGAGGAGAACGAGACCTACCTCGCGCAGAACCTCACGTTCCAGAACGCGACGGACTACACGAACGTCCCGGCCGGTAACTACACGGTCGAGGTTCGCTCGAACGAGACCGGCGACGTGCTCGCCACCGTCGAGCTCTCGGTCGAGGGCGGCACCGCCTACTCCGTGTTCGCGGCCGGCTACGCGAACCCCGACGAGTCGCCCGCCGGCGCCTCGTTCACCGCCATCCCGGTCGAAGACGCGACGATGACCGTCTCGCTCCCGGAGATGGCCACCGACGACGGGACCGCGACCGACATGCCCGGCACCGAGACCGCGACCGAGACGGACGGTATCGGCACGGAGACCGCGACCGACACCGACGAGACCGAGACGCCGACCGACGGCACGGAAACGCCGACCGACGACGGCACGGAAACGCCGACGGAGGACGGGACGGCTACCGAAACCCCGACCGACGGGACGGCGACTGAGACGCCGACCGACGACGGAACCGAGACGCCGACCGACACCGCAGGCACCGAGACGCCGACCGACACCGGCGCAGGCACCGCCACTGCCACGGCGACCGAAGCGGACGCCTGA
- a CDS encoding TIGR00266 family protein, with the protein MRYTIDKRPSYAVLEVELAEGEEIETKPGAMMTQSAGIDNETNIGGDDGVMGMAKRAISDERGLIENTYYATDDDSTVTLVPDHPGDITAINVGEQGPIRSQSGSLLAWEPLVERSTELNNTSNLFSSGELTVLGISGQGMAFVSSYGSMYEVDVTAGEPLTVDEDHLVAWTEGLSMSRQRDGSIKSTMLGGEGYVTEFTGEGHVWLQTRNPLTLMAGGTAHEDDDDAGGPSVDDFI; encoded by the coding sequence ATGCGTTACACGATCGACAAGCGGCCCAGCTACGCGGTGCTGGAAGTGGAACTGGCGGAGGGTGAGGAGATCGAGACGAAGCCGGGTGCGATGATGACCCAGTCGGCGGGCATCGACAACGAGACGAACATCGGGGGCGACGACGGCGTGATGGGGATGGCCAAGCGGGCGATCAGCGACGAGCGGGGGCTGATCGAGAACACCTACTACGCGACCGACGACGACTCGACGGTGACGCTGGTGCCCGACCACCCGGGCGACATCACGGCGATCAACGTCGGCGAGCAGGGGCCGATCCGCTCGCAGTCGGGGTCGCTGCTGGCGTGGGAGCCGCTGGTCGAGCGCTCGACGGAGCTGAACAACACCTCGAACCTCTTCTCGTCGGGCGAGCTGACGGTGCTGGGCATCTCCGGGCAGGGGATGGCCTTCGTCTCCTCGTACGGGTCGATGTACGAGGTCGACGTGACGGCGGGCGAGCCGCTGACCGTCGACGAGGACCACCTCGTCGCCTGGACCGAGGGGCTGTCGATGAGCCGCCAGCGCGACGGGTCGATCAAGTCGACGATGCTCGGCGGCGAGGGCTACGTGACGGAGTTCACCGGGGAGGGCCACGTCTGGCTCCAGACGCGCAACCCGCTGACGCTGATGGCCGGCGGGACGGCGCACGAGGACGACGACGACGCGGGCGGCCCGAGCGTCGACGACTTCATCTGA
- a CDS encoding receiver/sensor box histidine kinase — MSDGATVLWVGDGSVTGGDGEAAEADIEAAEADAKAADPDTGAVEAVDRLERAGHAVVRSTPGSVADALAGERPDCAVCDTGPFSAAEAVETVETVAGSGPPVVVFARGGGESLAARTVAAGADEYVPASADDSLVAAVDRALDRGRGAGDDHESVDEETVEGGAARRLDALFAATPDPVVEYAFEDGEPVVESVNRAFVETFGYDRGVAVGEPLNDLVVPDDREAEAASLDERVRAGERLQVETERETTDGTRTFLLRNVPVESGDRPAGYAVYVDVTDRKDRERRLREQNDRLNEFASVIGHDLRNPMGAVRHRIEMARRTGDDRHLEDALSALDRMDELLRDLLRMARQGEQLGRTEPVSLAEVARGAWDNVPTGESSLVVADDPTVVADRGRLTQLLENLFVNSVEHGSTSPASQAQEDADAAGPIEHGADDSTGTVEVRVGVGEDGCLFVEDDGRGIPDADRGDVFESGFTTSSEGTGYGLAIVRQVARAHGWEAAATESADGGARFEFRGVEFGE, encoded by the coding sequence ATGAGCGACGGCGCGACGGTCCTGTGGGTCGGCGACGGGTCGGTGACCGGGGGGGACGGCGAGGCGGCCGAGGCGGATATCGAGGCGGCCGAGGCGGACGCGAAAGCGGCCGACCCGGATACCGGGGCCGTCGAAGCGGTCGACCGCCTGGAGCGGGCCGGCCACGCGGTCGTCCGGTCGACGCCAGGGTCGGTCGCCGACGCGCTCGCCGGCGAGCGGCCCGACTGCGCGGTCTGCGACACCGGCCCGTTCTCGGCGGCCGAGGCGGTCGAGACCGTCGAGACGGTCGCGGGGAGCGGTCCGCCGGTCGTCGTGTTCGCCCGCGGGGGGGGCGAGTCGCTCGCGGCCCGGACCGTCGCCGCCGGCGCCGACGAGTACGTGCCCGCGTCGGCGGACGATTCACTGGTCGCCGCCGTCGACCGCGCGCTCGACCGCGGGCGAGGTGCAGGGGACGACCACGAGTCGGTCGACGAGGAAACGGTCGAGGGAGGGGCGGCCCGGCGGCTCGACGCGCTGTTCGCCGCCACGCCGGACCCGGTCGTCGAGTACGCCTTCGAGGACGGCGAACCCGTCGTCGAGTCGGTCAACCGCGCGTTCGTCGAGACGTTCGGTTACGACCGCGGGGTCGCCGTCGGCGAGCCGCTGAACGACCTGGTCGTCCCCGACGACAGGGAGGCGGAGGCGGCGTCGCTCGACGAGCGGGTGCGCGCGGGCGAGCGCCTCCAGGTCGAGACCGAGCGCGAGACGACCGACGGGACCCGGACCTTCCTGCTCCGCAACGTCCCCGTCGAGTCCGGCGACCGGCCCGCGGGCTACGCCGTCTACGTCGACGTCACCGACCGGAAGGACCGCGAGCGGCGCCTCCGGGAGCAGAACGACCGGCTCAACGAGTTCGCGAGCGTCATCGGCCACGACCTGCGCAACCCCATGGGCGCGGTCAGACACCGGATCGAGATGGCCCGCCGGACGGGCGACGACCGCCACCTCGAGGACGCCCTGTCGGCGCTCGACCGGATGGACGAGCTGCTCCGGGACCTGCTCCGGATGGCCCGGCAGGGCGAACAGCTCGGCCGGACCGAGCCGGTCTCGCTCGCCGAGGTCGCCCGCGGCGCCTGGGACAACGTCCCCACCGGCGAGAGCTCGCTGGTCGTGGCCGACGACCCGACCGTCGTCGCCGACCGCGGCCGGCTGACCCAGCTGCTGGAGAACCTGTTCGTCAACTCCGTCGAACACGGCTCGACGAGCCCCGCTTCGCAGGCGCAGGAGGACGCCGACGCAGCAGGTCCCATCGAGCACGGAGCCGACGACTCGACCGGAACCGTCGAGGTCAGGGTCGGCGTCGGCGAGGACGGCTGCCTCTTCGTTGAGGACGACGGCCGGGGGATCCCCGATGCGGACCGCGGGGACGTGTTCGAGTCCGGGTTCACCACGTCGAGCGAGGGGACGGGCTACGGCCTGGCCATCGTCCGGCAGGTCGCGCGCGCTCACGGCTGGGAGGCCGCGGCGACCGAGAGCGCCGACGGCGGCGCCCGCTTCGAGTTCCGCGGCGTCGAGTTCGGCGAGTAA
- the dacZ gene encoding diadenylate cyclase DacZ, producing MTGLDEFLQELVADADAVCLFSPGKSHYEALADGDVVVIGPNNDLDADAFVELPLEFEDLRDRIRFGVEGAVDQGHVDEDADLVCLAKVFGEDADTVARVRADEFDKSGVYDLFANSRAEPSVVRDVLEVAVELGKKGQKGKPVGALFVVGDAGKVMNKSRPLSYNPFEKSHVHVGDPIVNVMLKEFSRLDGAFVISDSGKIVSAYRYLEPSAEGVDIPKGLGARHMAAGAITRDTNAIAIVLSESDGLVRAFKAGELILELDPEAY from the coding sequence ATGACCGGGCTGGACGAGTTTCTACAGGAGCTGGTGGCCGACGCGGACGCGGTCTGTCTGTTCTCGCCGGGGAAGTCCCACTACGAGGCGCTGGCGGACGGCGACGTGGTCGTCATCGGACCGAACAACGACCTGGACGCCGACGCGTTCGTGGAGTTGCCGCTGGAGTTCGAGGACCTGCGCGACCGGATCCGCTTCGGCGTCGAGGGGGCCGTCGACCAGGGTCACGTCGACGAGGACGCCGACCTGGTCTGTCTCGCGAAGGTGTTCGGCGAGGACGCCGACACCGTCGCGCGGGTCCGCGCCGACGAGTTCGACAAGTCCGGCGTCTACGACCTGTTCGCCAACTCCCGGGCCGAGCCGTCGGTCGTCCGGGACGTGCTGGAGGTGGCGGTCGAACTCGGCAAGAAGGGCCAGAAGGGCAAGCCCGTCGGCGCGCTGTTCGTCGTCGGCGACGCCGGGAAGGTGATGAACAAGTCCCGACCCCTCTCGTACAACCCCTTCGAGAAGTCCCACGTCCACGTCGGCGACCCCATCGTGAACGTGATGCTCAAGGAGTTCTCGCGGCTCGACGGCGCGTTCGTCATCTCCGACTCCGGGAAGATCGTCTCGGCGTACCGCTACCTCGAACCCTCCGCCGAGGGCGTCGACATCCCGAAGGGACTGGGCGCCCGGCACATGGCCGCCGGCGCGATCACGCGGGACACCAACGCCATCGCGATCGTCCTCTCGGAGAGCGACGGGCTGGTCCGGGCGTTCAAGGCGGGCGAACTCATCCTGGAGCTGGATCCGGAGGCCTACTGA
- a CDS encoding AI-2E family transporter, with amino-acid sequence MDERRVVVALFGAAVVAVIGYLVYQFIEAFTVSVFLYYSTRRFHKGLRRARLTARARAALTLASLVVPLFLLISYTFVILVVEARQFLNDYAVVDILSENLGWFGGVETIPEFTAQGVYRAYQNGQLDVFIEFLRANAPFLTGLISDFFLNLFIVVVVTYYLLVDGARIRRWLLRFDDDAIVREYLEAVDRELEAVLFGNLLNVIVTSFIAIAVFQGYNAAAPVTVRVPYPTLAGALTGVASLIPVVGMKIVYVPLTGVTAVPVALASDSSLVVYIVGLLLLAVVVVDTIPDLVLRPILSGETTHVGLLMLAYTLGPVVLGFYGFFFAPILLVVGLTFANTALPRLLGADEDGGLHRDQLRIDDF; translated from the coding sequence ATGGACGAGAGGCGGGTCGTGGTGGCGCTGTTCGGAGCGGCGGTGGTCGCGGTCATCGGATATCTCGTGTACCAGTTCATCGAGGCGTTCACCGTCTCGGTGTTCCTCTACTACTCCACCCGGCGGTTCCACAAGGGGCTCCGCCGGGCGCGGCTGACGGCGCGGGCCCGTGCGGCCCTCACCCTGGCGTCGCTGGTCGTCCCCCTCTTCCTCCTCATCAGCTATACGTTCGTGATCCTCGTCGTCGAGGCGCGGCAGTTCCTCAACGACTACGCGGTCGTGGACATCCTCTCGGAGAACCTCGGCTGGTTCGGCGGCGTCGAGACCATCCCCGAGTTCACCGCCCAGGGCGTCTACCGGGCCTACCAGAACGGACAGCTGGACGTGTTCATCGAGTTCCTCCGCGCGAACGCGCCGTTTCTGACGGGGCTCATCTCCGATTTCTTCCTCAACCTCTTCATCGTCGTCGTCGTCACCTACTACCTCCTCGTCGACGGGGCGCGCATCCGCCGGTGGCTGCTGCGGTTCGACGACGACGCAATCGTCCGCGAGTACCTCGAAGCGGTCGACAGGGAACTGGAGGCGGTCCTGTTCGGGAACCTCCTGAACGTCATCGTCACGTCGTTCATCGCGATCGCGGTGTTCCAGGGGTACAACGCCGCCGCGCCGGTGACGGTACGGGTTCCCTACCCCACGCTCGCCGGCGCGCTCACCGGCGTCGCGAGCCTGATCCCCGTCGTCGGCATGAAGATCGTCTACGTCCCGCTCACCGGCGTGACCGCCGTCCCGGTCGCGCTCGCGTCCGACTCCTCGCTGGTGGTGTACATCGTCGGGCTGCTCCTGCTGGCGGTCGTCGTCGTCGACACGATCCCGGACCTGGTCCTCCGCCCGATACTCAGCGGCGAGACGACGCACGTCGGGCTGTTGATGCTCGCCTACACGCTGGGTCCGGTCGTGCTCGGGTTCTACGGGTTCTTCTTCGCGCCCATCCTCCTCGTCGTCGGGCTGACGTTCGCCAACACGGCGCTGCCACGCCTGCTCGGCGCCGACGAGGACGGCGGCCTCCACCGGGACCAGCTCCGGATCGACGACTTCTGA
- the cobT gene encoding nicotinate mononucleotide-dependent phosphoribosyltransferase CobT — protein sequence MRVVLAVGTTRTAAIDGISAAGADPDVMVHTPSADAEIVCYGEPIRAPVVPVSPTGTPTPALVTRAVRDLVGFDVTVVDAGLAEPTGAPTVTVGARPGGDVRDEDPVATAHGAFEAARQFGRALPDDAVYLGESIPGGTTTALGVQAALGERDGEGAGVSSSLPENPVERKREVVAEGLTASGLDEGDAAGDPKAAIRRMGDPVLAVAAGTALGCLETDTAVTLAGGTQLATVAALLRHAGVDQPLELATTAFVAEDPSVDLDGLAEALDLSVTVTDPGFDEGDHPAFDGYVAGEAKEGVAMGGALALARATGVPMTDVRERVLARYRALPDLS from the coding sequence GTGCGCGTAGTGCTGGCCGTCGGGACGACGCGGACCGCGGCGATCGACGGGATCAGCGCCGCGGGCGCCGACCCGGACGTGATGGTGCACACGCCGAGCGCAGACGCGGAGATCGTCTGTTACGGCGAGCCGATCCGGGCGCCGGTCGTGCCCGTGAGCCCGACGGGGACGCCGACGCCGGCGCTGGTGACCCGGGCCGTGCGCGATCTGGTGGGGTTCGACGTGACCGTCGTCGACGCCGGGCTGGCGGAGCCGACCGGCGCGCCGACGGTGACCGTGGGCGCGCGGCCCGGCGGGGACGTTCGCGACGAGGACCCGGTGGCGACGGCCCACGGCGCCTTCGAGGCAGCGCGGCAGTTCGGCCGGGCGCTGCCCGACGACGCCGTCTACCTGGGGGAGTCGATCCCCGGCGGGACGACGACGGCGCTGGGCGTCCAGGCGGCGCTGGGCGAGCGCGACGGCGAGGGGGCGGGCGTCTCCTCGTCGCTCCCGGAGAACCCGGTCGAGCGCAAGCGCGAGGTCGTCGCGGAGGGGTTGACCGCGAGCGGCCTCGACGAGGGCGATGCGGCGGGGGATCCGAAGGCGGCGATCCGCCGGATGGGCGACCCCGTCCTCGCCGTGGCCGCGGGGACCGCGCTGGGCTGTCTGGAGACCGATACCGCCGTGACGCTGGCCGGCGGGACGCAGCTCGCGACCGTGGCGGCGCTGTTGCGCCACGCGGGGGTCGACCAGCCCCTCGAACTGGCGACGACGGCGTTCGTGGCCGAGGACCCGTCGGTCGACCTCGACGGACTGGCCGAGGCGCTCGACCTGTCGGTGACGGTCACCGACCCCGGGTTCGACGAGGGCGACCACCCGGCGTTCGACGGCTACGTCGCCGGCGAGGCCAAGGAGGGCGTCGCGATGGGGGGCGCCCTCGCGCTCGCCCGCGCGACCGGCGTCCCGATGACCGACGTTCGCGAGCGGGTGCTGGCGCGCTACCGGGCGCTCCCGGACCTATCATAG
- a CDS encoding mechanosensitive ion channel family protein, whose product MQIEWPEVIRSVFSERGAFAASIAVLFLGVVGSYLVWRWTRRFLRGAGVSETVEGTPFERTARSFGTSTVGIVSTIAAIFVYVLAIVLAVNIAQLGNPDLFWTRLVGFLPSLFVAAFALIIGLIVGDKAKLHVSERLRSVKLPEVNVIPELVKYSIFYVAILIALGQLGVETTALVVLLGVYAFAIVVVALVAFWDLLRSGAAGTYLLLREPYSIGDRVRIDDSEGIVQEVDMFTTRIESDGEEYIVPNQKVFSSGIVRVRE is encoded by the coding sequence ATGCAGATCGAGTGGCCCGAGGTCATCCGGTCGGTATTCTCCGAGCGGGGCGCCTTCGCCGCATCGATCGCGGTGCTGTTCCTGGGCGTCGTCGGCAGCTACCTCGTCTGGCGGTGGACCCGGCGGTTCCTGCGGGGCGCCGGCGTCTCCGAGACGGTCGAGGGGACGCCCTTCGAGCGCACCGCCAGGAGCTTCGGCACGTCGACGGTCGGCATCGTCTCGACCATCGCGGCGATCTTCGTCTACGTCCTCGCGATCGTCCTCGCCGTCAACATCGCCCAGCTGGGCAACCCCGACCTGTTCTGGACGCGGCTGGTCGGGTTCCTCCCGAGCCTGTTCGTTGCCGCGTTCGCGCTGATCATCGGCCTCATCGTCGGCGACAAGGCCAAGCTCCACGTCAGCGAGCGCCTCCGGAGCGTCAAGCTCCCCGAGGTCAACGTCATCCCGGAGCTCGTCAAGTACAGTATCTTCTACGTCGCGATCCTCATCGCGCTGGGCCAGCTCGGCGTCGAGACGACCGCGCTGGTCGTCCTGCTGGGCGTCTACGCGTTCGCCATCGTCGTCGTCGCCCTCGTCGCCTTCTGGGACCTGCTCCGGTCGGGCGCCGCGGGCACGTACCTCCTGCTGCGCGAACCGTACAGCATCGGCGACCGCGTCCGCATCGACGACAGCGAGGGGATCGTCCAGGAGGTCGACATGTTCACCACCCGTATCGAGAGCGACGGCGAGGAGTACATCGTCCCCAACCAGAAGGTCTTCTCCAGCGGCATCGTGCGCGTCCGCGAGTGA
- a CDS encoding sodium:calcium antiporter: MVGPLAAVGLALVATVVIWKGSVWFEGAAERLSRYYGLPVAVHGAVVVAVGSSFPEISSIVISTVVHDEFSLGVGAIVGSAIFNLLVIPAVSSLASEELTSTRDIVHKDAQFYVISILVLFIVFALGATYVPGGTNREALLTPALVVVPLATYGVYVFLHQQDAADHVADPADSVSAPREWGVLAVSLVVIAVGVEGIVQAALALQAAFETPTFFWGLTVIAAGTSLPDTFVSVNAARDNDDVTSLANVLGSNTFNLLVAIPVGVLLAGEATIDFLAAIPTMGFLALATLVFIVFTRTGLEITNREAYAFLALYVLFLAWMGLESVGVIETVRGI, from the coding sequence ATGGTCGGACCGCTCGCCGCAGTCGGACTGGCGCTGGTCGCGACGGTCGTCATCTGGAAGGGCAGCGTGTGGTTCGAGGGGGCCGCCGAACGGCTCAGCAGGTACTACGGGCTGCCGGTGGCCGTCCACGGCGCGGTCGTCGTCGCCGTCGGGTCGAGCTTCCCCGAGATCAGTTCCATCGTCATCAGCACGGTCGTCCACGACGAGTTCTCCCTGGGCGTCGGCGCCATCGTCGGCAGCGCCATCTTCAACCTCCTGGTGATCCCCGCGGTCTCCTCGCTGGCCAGCGAGGAGCTGACCTCGACGCGGGACATCGTCCACAAGGACGCCCAGTTCTACGTCATCAGCATCCTCGTCCTGTTCATCGTCTTCGCGCTCGGCGCGACCTACGTCCCCGGCGGGACCAACCGCGAGGCGCTGCTGACGCCGGCGCTGGTCGTCGTCCCGCTGGCCACCTACGGCGTCTACGTCTTCCTCCACCAGCAGGACGCCGCCGACCACGTCGCCGACCCCGCCGACAGCGTCAGCGCCCCGCGGGAGTGGGGGGTCCTGGCCGTCTCGCTCGTGGTGATCGCCGTCGGCGTCGAGGGCATCGTCCAGGCGGCGCTCGCGCTCCAGGCGGCCTTCGAGACGCCGACGTTCTTCTGGGGGCTGACGGTCATCGCCGCGGGGACGAGCCTGCCGGACACCTTCGTCAGCGTCAACGCCGCCCGCGACAACGACGACGTGACCAGCCTCGCGAACGTCCTCGGGAGCAACACGTTCAACCTCCTGGTCGCCATCCCCGTCGGCGTCCTGCTCGCCGGGGAGGCGACCATCGACTTCCTGGCGGCCATCCCGACGATGGGCTTCCTCGCGCTCGCGACGCTCGTGTTCATCGTTTTCACCCGCACCGGCCTGGAGATCACGAACCGCGAGGCCTACGCGTTCCTCGCGCTGTACGTCCTCTTCCTCGCCTGGATGGGCCTCGAATCCGTCGGCGTCATCGAGACCGTCCGCGGGATCTGA